The following DNA comes from Nitrospirota bacterium.
GCCGTTCTTTTTTGTCTGATACGGCAGGGTTAATACTGCTTTCTCAGAATATCGAAAGGAATTTAAGCAGATAATACCAGGCGAGGGCTGAAAGGATGATGACGCCTGCAGCCAAAAAGAAGAAGACCACTTTTCTGTTGGTGTGTTTATTTTCTGCAAGGAGCTGATCATCTGTACTCTCTGTTCCCTTTTCTGCCCGGGCATCCTTTTGACCGGCATGAGAGGTCATCTTGATGTCCAGCATCTCCGTGCCTTTGAAGTCTTTGTAATGCACTTCCATACCCGGGGCGAATTCAATCTCTTTTCCGCAGTACCTGCATGTATCCCCTGAAGGGGTCTCTTTTCCACAATGAGGGCAGGTGGTCATTATCGGTTCTTTTGTCATTTTTCCCTGGTCGCTTTCAGAATTCAGATCTGTAATTCAGATTTTACCGCTTTTCAGGGATAAATGAAAACTCCGGGGATCAAAGGGGAAGCAGTTATCTGAAGATATCCATCCAGATCTTGACTGCTGTTGCCGAAATGAGGGCTGCGAGGAGCCAGCGAAGATATTGCGTTTTTGTTTTTTTGCCGAGCATTGCCCCTGCTTTTGCAACAGGGATTGCTCCGATAATGATCGCAGACGCCATGGTAAACGGGATCTGGCCTATTGCGGTCTTGCCGATCATGCCCGCTGTTGCGGAAAAAAGGCCGATGGCAAGCGTTGAGCCTAATGCCACGCGCATCGGTATTTTCAGGACATAGAGCATGAGCGGTATGGTGATAAAGGCTCCTCCCTGCCCGACCAGGCCGACCAGAAAGCCGACGATCAGACCGATAATGATCGCTGCAGGTCTATTGAAGCTAACCTGATCCTCGGTCATTTCATCTCTGCCATAGCTTCTCGGGATGAACATCAGGCCTGAGGCAATCAGCGCCAGTGCACCGAAGATAAAGAGCAGCATGCTGTCCGGCGCTGCCTTTGAGATGAGCGAGCCTATAAGGGATGAGACGAAAAGTGAAAGGCCGAGGGTCAGCACAAGGGATCTGCTCACCAGTCCCTGCTTCTGGTAAAAGAGCATGGCAGAAAGCGAGGCAAAGAACCCCTGCACCATGGTGAGGCCGGTGATGTTCTTGACGCCGATCGGATCGAACCCGAAGACCTGGGGGCCATAGTGAAGCAGGGGGAACATGAGGATCCCCCCTCCGATGCCCAGCAATCCTGAAAAGAAGCCGACCGCAGCGCCGCTCATTACCAGGAACAGGAAGAGTTCCGGTGTCATGTAATGACTATCTCTCTACGATGATGCGCGTAGAGGCTGCCGC
Coding sequences within:
- a CDS encoding sulfite exporter TauE/SafE family protein is translated as MTPELFLFLVMSGAAVGFFSGLLGIGGGILMFPLLHYGPQVFGFDPIGVKNITGLTMVQGFFASLSAMLFYQKQGLVSRSLVLTLGLSLFVSSLIGSLISKAAPDSMLLFIFGALALIASGLMFIPRSYGRDEMTEDQVSFNRPAAIIIGLIVGFLVGLVGQGGAFITIPLMLYVLKIPMRVALGSTLAIGLFSATAGMIGKTAIGQIPFTMASAIIIGAIPVAKAGAMLGKKTKTQYLRWLLAALISATAVKIWMDIFR